A region from the Lentisphaera profundi genome encodes:
- a CDS encoding serine/threonine protein kinase — MTDKDTPSSKSLFFQEALAEPDKVRDDLFKELAELQETGRYSQSRHLAEGGMKSIHISQDQIAERDVVIARPKAAKQDKESLELFLNEARIIAQLEHPNIVPIHEIALDDKGIPYYTMKYIQGESLGSILKKLYNENEIYLQKYSLNRLLNIFIKICEAMDFSHSKNFIHLDLKPDNILVSSYGEVQVCDWGLARNINLTYEELEGKLSGTPGYLAPEQILGVELDTRSDIFALGAILYAIMTYEAPFSGHTVKEVLSQTLSAITVAMKIARPKNELPEVLELICQKCLNLEKEKRYVSVSELLLDLEAYQNNFPTQAQKPGPLQKSLLVLKRHKTLSILTMIALMIIMAISSFYRVKVKEEEFKRKLVAEKTYLHYTELAKYNLSDFNFQEALKNINTSLKYKNSAEANWIKAQILVVHRDLEEAEKYGLLSIDNAGRFTTLKNNMKHFKNKYTDSFLLELIKNLNTLHYPGMSMFVIQDRNKKRKNLKTYLPLLEEIIKAANPEVNDYDLHLDNEKLSFTSGEGLSRLSPFVDLPMENIIVNNSYVRTLEPLSSLKSLNRLEINKTMVNDLSPLADLKIKHLSFSYTTVSSIKPLLNCELESLEFIGIKVIDLKLLQQIPSLKELKIDEDLYHTSHDLRAIKELKQMNIIK; from the coding sequence ATGACGGACAAAGACACACCATCATCTAAATCATTATTTTTCCAAGAGGCTCTAGCTGAACCGGATAAGGTGAGGGATGACTTGTTCAAAGAATTGGCAGAATTACAAGAAACGGGTCGTTATTCTCAGTCACGTCATTTAGCTGAGGGGGGTATGAAATCCATTCATATCAGTCAAGATCAGATTGCTGAACGTGATGTGGTCATTGCTCGTCCAAAAGCAGCAAAGCAAGACAAAGAATCTCTTGAACTATTTTTAAACGAAGCACGAATCATAGCTCAGCTCGAACACCCAAATATTGTTCCCATTCATGAAATTGCACTTGATGACAAAGGCATACCTTATTATACAATGAAGTATATTCAGGGTGAAAGTTTAGGTTCCATCTTAAAAAAACTCTACAATGAGAATGAAATATACCTCCAAAAATATTCTCTTAACCGACTATTAAATATCTTTATTAAAATCTGTGAAGCTATGGATTTTTCACATTCCAAAAACTTTATTCATTTAGACTTAAAACCTGATAACATCCTCGTGAGTTCCTATGGAGAAGTCCAAGTTTGCGATTGGGGTTTAGCACGAAATATCAATCTAACTTACGAAGAATTAGAAGGTAAACTAAGTGGTACACCAGGCTATCTTGCTCCTGAACAAATCTTAGGTGTAGAACTAGATACGAGAAGTGATATTTTTGCCTTAGGAGCAATTCTTTATGCTATTATGACCTACGAAGCTCCTTTTAGTGGTCATACAGTTAAGGAAGTCCTTAGCCAAACTTTAAGTGCTATTACTGTTGCTATGAAAATAGCCCGCCCAAAGAATGAATTGCCCGAGGTTTTAGAACTCATTTGTCAAAAATGTTTGAATTTAGAAAAAGAAAAGCGTTACGTTAGTGTGAGTGAACTGCTCTTAGATTTAGAGGCCTATCAGAATAATTTCCCCACTCAAGCACAAAAACCAGGTCCTTTACAAAAATCTTTACTTGTACTCAAACGTCATAAAACTCTTTCTATTTTAACGATGATTGCACTCATGATTATTATGGCCATCAGTTCCTTTTATAGAGTCAAAGTTAAAGAAGAAGAATTCAAAAGAAAATTAGTCGCCGAAAAGACCTATCTCCACTACACAGAGCTTGCTAAATACAACTTATCTGATTTTAATTTTCAGGAAGCACTCAAAAATATTAATACCTCTCTCAAATACAAAAATAGCGCTGAAGCCAACTGGATTAAAGCTCAAATCCTTGTGGTTCACCGAGATCTTGAAGAGGCCGAGAAGTACGGCTTACTTTCTATTGATAATGCCGGACGATTTACTACACTTAAGAATAATATGAAGCATTTTAAAAACAAATATACCGATAGTTTTTTACTCGAACTGATTAAAAACTTAAATACCTTGCATTACCCCGGCATGAGCATGTTTGTCATACAGGATAGAAATAAAAAGCGCAAAAATCTGAAGACTTATCTTCCTTTACTCGAAGAAATCATTAAAGCGGCTAACCCAGAAGTCAATGATTATGATTTACATTTAGACAATGAAAAACTTTCTTTTACTAGTGGTGAAGGCTTAAGTCGTTTGAGTCCCTTTGTGGACTTACCCATGGAAAATATCATTGTCAATAATAGCTACGTCAGAACTTTGGAGCCATTGAGTTCTCTTAAAAGTCTCAATCGTTTAGAAATTAATAAGACTATGGTCAATGACCTTTCTCCTCTAGCTGATTTAAAGATCAAACATTTAAGTTTTTCTTACACAACTGTGAGCTCGATAAAACCACTACTGAATTGCGAACTTGAATCTTTGGAATTCATAGGAATTAAAGTCATCGACCTCAAACTTCTTCAACAAATCCCTAGCTTAAAAGAACTCAAAATTGATGAAGATCTGTATCATACCTCCCATGACTTGAGAGCCATTAAAGAATTAAAACAAATGAATATCATTAAATAG
- a CDS encoding helix-turn-helix domain-containing protein, with the protein MDWYDNRIHQGVAKVAQKYGWDLLCLHKTQNQQGIPACWRGDGAITLISHKETAQFFNDHKIPVIDLGLEQHGLRVPRVVTNNKMIGEMAANHFLERGFTNFYVPFECGLPMFEERSESFKNTLKKAGYECQVLNSPNIYDEHLFNHSSDWWKKKLPQLQFPAALFAFEDSWAAQWLALLESIGYKIPSEVAILGADNDPLISTASHISLSSIDTDQHGLGVRAAEALEVLISQAQSGSLLLIKHDPLNTITRASTDVIASSNPVVNRALAIIYDDITINASGLAQKMEMSVQGLQRSFRGHFHMSPGQIIRQLRLRRVKYLLIHSKMSSEDISRQTGFYSIQALHLFFKRETGITPGAYKRLKISPS; encoded by the coding sequence TTGGACTGGTATGATAACAGAATCCATCAAGGAGTTGCTAAAGTTGCCCAAAAGTATGGCTGGGACTTACTTTGTTTACATAAAACCCAAAATCAGCAAGGCATTCCAGCTTGCTGGCGTGGAGATGGTGCTATCACCCTGATTAGTCATAAAGAAACGGCACAGTTTTTTAACGACCACAAAATCCCGGTCATCGACTTGGGTTTGGAACAACACGGATTGCGGGTGCCTCGTGTGGTGACCAATAATAAGATGATCGGAGAAATGGCCGCTAATCATTTTTTAGAACGAGGATTTACAAATTTTTACGTCCCTTTCGAATGTGGCCTTCCTATGTTTGAAGAACGTAGCGAATCTTTTAAAAATACACTCAAAAAAGCCGGCTACGAATGCCAAGTCTTAAACTCGCCAAACATCTACGATGAACACCTCTTCAATCACTCCTCCGATTGGTGGAAAAAGAAACTTCCCCAACTACAATTCCCCGCTGCACTTTTTGCCTTTGAAGATAGCTGGGCAGCACAATGGTTAGCTCTGCTCGAATCCATTGGTTACAAGATACCCTCAGAAGTTGCTATTTTAGGTGCAGATAACGATCCACTTATTTCTACCGCCTCACATATTTCCCTTAGTAGTATTGATACCGATCAACACGGACTCGGTGTCAGGGCTGCCGAAGCTCTGGAAGTGTTGATCAGTCAAGCTCAGTCAGGCTCTCTATTATTGATAAAACATGACCCTCTCAATACTATAACTCGCGCAAGTACCGATGTCATTGCTTCTTCCAATCCTGTAGTGAACCGTGCACTAGCCATCATTTATGATGATATCACGATTAATGCATCAGGCTTAGCTCAAAAAATGGAGATGTCTGTACAGGGTCTACAGCGCTCTTTTCGGGGCCATTTCCACATGTCACCCGGACAGATTATTCGTCAGTTGCGACTGCGACGTGTCAAATACTTACTCATCCACAGTAAGATGAGCAGTGAGGACATATCCCGTCAAACGGGCTTTTACTCAATTCAGGCACTCCACCTATTTTTCAAACGAGAAACAGGTATAACTCCGGGTGCCTATAAGCGCTTAAAAATATCCCCATCCTAA
- a CDS encoding sulfatase produces MRISIKTVTYSLLLIMLTQWGVAADLSKKMNVLFIPVDDFKPLINSFGEKHIHTPNLDRLAARGVSFNNAHCQYAICGSSRVSVMSGLYIDSARVFHFSPKMRVANPGVLTLPQHFKNNGYITTGIGKTFDSRTVDGKRDELSWSIPYREYVMPYKKYGHQKGGYRNSDRTKKIAELEEKYKNNKDELKKALATQGLRPLTEKEDYPDIAYSDGQKAIVAMRMLAEFSRQDKPFFYSVGFQKPHLPFVAPKKYWDMYSREGIKLAYQQKGQGIPKHAFGVMGELHGYSLKEKLPFSDDYQREIIHGYFACVSFIDAQVGLILDKLDQLKLTESTIICLWGDHGFHLGDHGLWCKHSNFEQAVRSPLIIAAPHTKEAGESSNAPVGLIDMYPTLCDLAGIEKPKHLQGKSLVPILNDIKATVKSIEMAQYPRQINGKHVMGYTARSKRYRYTLWKALDHKKAEMDGPVIDEELYDYEKDPEETINFVKTPEYKQIKEDLRRELEAMIKVGQNRFK; encoded by the coding sequence ATGAGGATTTCAATAAAGACAGTGACCTATAGCTTGCTATTAATAATGCTGACTCAATGGGGCGTTGCTGCAGACTTGTCAAAAAAAATGAATGTTTTGTTCATTCCAGTGGATGATTTTAAGCCCCTTATTAATAGCTTCGGTGAAAAACATATTCATACTCCTAACCTCGATCGTTTAGCGGCACGGGGCGTGAGTTTTAATAATGCCCATTGTCAGTATGCAATTTGCGGATCCTCACGAGTGAGCGTGATGAGTGGACTTTATATTGATTCGGCGCGAGTATTTCACTTCTCGCCCAAAATGCGAGTAGCTAATCCAGGTGTACTAACTCTTCCTCAGCATTTTAAAAATAATGGCTATATTACGACGGGTATTGGCAAGACATTTGATAGTCGAACGGTGGATGGAAAAAGAGATGAGCTCTCGTGGTCGATTCCTTATAGAGAATATGTCATGCCCTACAAAAAATATGGACATCAAAAAGGTGGTTATCGAAATAGTGATAGGACAAAGAAAATAGCTGAACTCGAAGAAAAATATAAAAATAACAAAGATGAGCTCAAGAAAGCTTTGGCTACACAAGGCTTACGTCCCTTGACGGAAAAGGAAGATTACCCAGATATCGCTTATTCAGATGGTCAGAAAGCTATTGTGGCAATGCGTATGCTCGCAGAGTTTTCCCGCCAGGATAAGCCTTTTTTCTATTCAGTTGGCTTTCAAAAACCTCACCTTCCTTTTGTCGCGCCTAAAAAGTATTGGGATATGTATTCTCGTGAGGGTATTAAATTAGCTTATCAGCAAAAAGGGCAGGGTATCCCCAAACATGCTTTTGGAGTTATGGGTGAATTACATGGGTATTCCCTAAAAGAAAAGTTGCCTTTTTCGGATGACTATCAACGAGAAATTATTCATGGATATTTTGCCTGTGTTTCTTTCATAGATGCTCAGGTCGGACTGATTCTTGATAAGTTAGATCAACTCAAATTGACCGAGAGTACAATCATATGTCTTTGGGGTGACCATGGCTTTCATCTAGGTGACCATGGTCTCTGGTGTAAACATTCTAACTTTGAACAAGCGGTACGTTCGCCGCTGATTATTGCAGCTCCCCATACCAAAGAAGCGGGGGAAAGTTCAAATGCTCCGGTAGGCTTAATTGATATGTATCCCACGCTATGTGATTTAGCAGGTATTGAAAAACCCAAGCATCTACAGGGGAAAAGTCTGGTTCCGATACTCAATGATATAAAGGCTACAGTAAAGTCTATAGAGATGGCCCAGTATCCTCGACAAATTAACGGTAAGCATGTGATGGGCTATACCGCGCGTTCCAAGCGTTATCGCTATACGTTATGGAAAGCCCTAGATCACAAGAAAGCTGAAATGGACGGGCCGGTCATCGATGAGGAACTTTATGATTACGAAAAAGATCCCGAGGAAACCATTAATTTCGTAAAAACCCCTGAATATAAGCAAATTAAGGAAGACTTACGTCGTGAGCTCGAGGCAATGATTAAAGTAGGACAAAATCGTTTTAAATAA
- a CDS encoding MFS transporter, producing MLALKQKDIFRYSLGDLGINLNFQLIGFYLAYFYTDVFGISAAHVAGLFLVARIWDAINDPIMGFIADHTKSRWGRFRPYILFGAIPLNLILLACFYTPELSDTGKVIYAYVTYITHGICFTLVALPYSSISAVMTQDQQERAVISTYRMFFAVVIALGIIGVGVKPFVNLFATEQQGFFVAACVLGASSVILLWISFFFSKERVEVPAEKYHLKDIIPIIFKNDALLVLAGAMLLNTAVWVTGNAVALYYFKYVLGNADLQSTFFMVMLPANMLGALVTPFITKRFGKLKTFMWASLGVAIFSLSRHFIPDDQLTLIFAVSGISSFAMMFCSIAQWGMLPDTVEYGHWKTGQRSEGIPFAFFSFMQKSAMALAGSVAAYAMFLSGYEANTVLTASADRTIRWLFNIVPAVYSTLCFIVLLFYKIDGPLYKKIITELSSKEDKS from the coding sequence ATGTTAGCTTTAAAACAAAAAGATATATTTCGCTATAGCCTAGGTGATTTGGGGATTAACCTCAACTTTCAACTCATTGGCTTTTATCTCGCCTATTTTTATACTGATGTCTTTGGAATTTCAGCCGCTCATGTGGCAGGACTCTTTTTAGTAGCTCGAATCTGGGATGCGATCAATGACCCCATCATGGGCTTCATTGCCGATCATACCAAATCTCGTTGGGGTCGTTTTAGACCCTACATATTATTTGGTGCTATCCCACTCAATCTCATTTTACTCGCCTGTTTTTACACTCCCGAGCTCTCTGATACTGGCAAGGTAATTTACGCCTATGTAACCTACATAACCCACGGTATCTGTTTTACCCTCGTAGCATTGCCCTATTCATCCATAAGTGCTGTTATGACCCAAGATCAACAAGAACGCGCCGTTATCTCTACCTATCGAATGTTTTTTGCTGTAGTCATTGCCCTCGGGATCATTGGCGTTGGTGTCAAACCCTTCGTCAATCTATTTGCCACTGAACAGCAAGGTTTCTTTGTCGCAGCTTGTGTATTGGGAGCGAGTTCGGTCATCCTCTTATGGATTTCGTTTTTCTTCTCTAAAGAACGTGTCGAAGTACCCGCGGAGAAGTACCATCTCAAAGATATCATTCCCATCATCTTTAAAAATGATGCCTTACTCGTTTTGGCTGGTGCGATGCTGCTAAATACCGCAGTTTGGGTTACAGGCAACGCGGTCGCACTCTATTACTTTAAATACGTTCTGGGTAACGCCGATCTACAATCCACTTTCTTTATGGTGATGCTTCCCGCCAATATGTTAGGTGCCTTGGTCACCCCTTTTATAACCAAGCGTTTTGGCAAGCTCAAAACTTTTATGTGGGCCAGTCTTGGAGTCGCTATCTTCTCTTTATCACGTCATTTCATTCCCGATGATCAACTCACACTTATTTTTGCCGTTTCGGGAATAAGTTCATTTGCTATGATGTTTTGCTCTATCGCTCAATGGGGTATGTTACCTGACACAGTAGAGTATGGCCATTGGAAAACCGGTCAACGTTCAGAAGGTATTCCCTTTGCCTTTTTCTCCTTTATGCAAAAATCTGCCATGGCATTAGCAGGTAGCGTGGCGGCTTACGCTATGTTTCTAAGTGGCTATGAAGCCAATACGGTACTCACTGCAAGTGCGGATAGAACTATACGCTGGCTCTTCAATATTGTACCAGCGGTTTACTCCACCCTCTGTTTCATCGTACTTTTATTCTATAAAATTGATGGCCCACTCTACAAAAAGATTATCACTGAACTTTCATCTAAAGAGGATAAATCATGA
- a CDS encoding flavodoxin family protein, with protein sequence MSNILVLYHSRGGNTKIMANTIAAGASELEGTTVRVLSTDEASFDDLKWCDGIALGSPTNYGTISGKMKCWWDELPPSGWGSIDGKIGCAFSSSGAWGGGAELTCMTLMTILMNYGFLTFGVTDYVDQQFSPHYGSISASSPDEERVQKSCHRLGRRLAEWASTLINGRQDHHPLKQDYKRFNHKE encoded by the coding sequence ATGAGCAATATACTCGTACTTTACCACTCTCGTGGCGGTAACACAAAAATCATGGCGAATACAATCGCCGCGGGCGCTTCTGAACTCGAAGGAACTACAGTTCGTGTTCTATCTACTGATGAAGCTAGTTTCGATGACCTCAAATGGTGCGATGGCATCGCACTTGGTTCGCCAACCAACTACGGCACTATTTCCGGCAAGATGAAATGCTGGTGGGACGAGCTCCCTCCCTCAGGCTGGGGTAGTATAGATGGCAAAATTGGCTGTGCTTTCAGTTCTTCTGGCGCTTGGGGCGGAGGTGCTGAACTGACTTGCATGACCTTAATGACTATTTTAATGAATTACGGCTTCCTCACCTTTGGTGTCACTGACTACGTCGATCAACAATTTTCACCTCACTACGGTAGTATCTCGGCTAGCTCACCTGATGAAGAACGTGTACAAAAATCATGCCACCGCCTCGGTCGTCGACTTGCCGAATGGGCTTCAACTCTCATTAATGGTCGCCAGGACCATCATCCGCTCAAACAAGACTACAAGCGCTTCAATCATAAGGAGTAA
- a CDS encoding DUF4962 domain-containing protein — protein MKFFQCCVLFLSLSLWAEPYSPFPKYRSQAFPNQDTVHINPPPFLWPAKTRTSSYVVEISRDENFTKIEKISKQLLQACYINDEKFSPGKWFWRLVHEDGQVAGPYSFKITDQPVFVTPSYEVFENNIPSSHPRFLTQKSELEQKQILLKDSTFQEEILSQSKIFINQAVPSPQAMNIPKGELKPHEHKRLLINKAKSFLGRRLLQCSYLSSAYLINRDEKFAEKAVENALFIANLDKKYQHLNDFTESMCLNSLVIVFDNCYDYLNEQQKQKMLEKIQDFSSNYYAHMRNNVEMRVFDNHAWQKTINTLFKSALVSKGHLPEANEWLEFCYEIWRARAPASGFNLDGAWVNGSGYFTANIVTLIQMPTLLSRYTGVNFFEHPWFKNAPYALMMTWPANSYSSGFGDGHGSPTNPRWKQAMLVKAIASETQNGEAQWFYEEMKSDPQCNKQLHAKNNPKHPLDVEFIEWFAVVENNKEPQVKIPRDLTAALFPNSGFASLHSNYLEPDKNIFISLRSSLYGSGSHTSCDQNAFNIIAGGEALFLGAGHYTNFSDKHNLLQYRHTRGANSILADKIGQSIGTHSYGEIIHFEDKEDYTYVVADASAAYSGKITDPMWHKKMKEAGVEASRENAYGETGLKKFIRHLIYIKPSTLIIYDDLEADKPITWTWMLHSPQEMTLDDNFLYASNSQFKSRVSTFSEQALAKELSDKFYSPAINWSQRKIHGEIVEYDNQWHFEASTPKLRKTAFLSIIQLKPKNQKFQELKIKTAGKVIFGDWKIIADLSAKNGIKLIKNNQLLLSSFQKSENNHVAKLEE, from the coding sequence ATGAAGTTTTTCCAATGCTGTGTTTTGTTTTTAAGTTTGAGCTTATGGGCAGAACCCTATAGTCCATTTCCCAAATATCGTAGTCAAGCATTTCCTAATCAGGATACGGTACATATAAATCCACCACCCTTTCTTTGGCCAGCAAAAACGAGAACAAGTTCTTATGTAGTAGAGATAAGTCGCGATGAAAACTTTACTAAAATTGAAAAAATATCAAAGCAGCTACTACAAGCCTGTTATATCAATGATGAAAAGTTCTCACCAGGGAAATGGTTTTGGCGCCTGGTGCATGAAGATGGTCAAGTGGCAGGGCCATATTCATTTAAAATTACTGATCAGCCAGTTTTTGTAACGCCCAGCTATGAAGTATTTGAAAATAATATTCCTAGCTCACATCCGCGTTTTCTCACGCAAAAATCTGAACTGGAGCAAAAGCAGATTTTATTAAAAGATAGTACTTTTCAAGAGGAAATTCTCAGCCAATCAAAAATATTTATCAATCAAGCTGTACCTTCGCCTCAAGCAATGAATATTCCCAAAGGGGAACTGAAGCCACATGAACACAAACGCTTACTTATTAACAAAGCTAAATCATTTTTAGGGAGACGTTTATTACAGTGCTCTTATTTAAGTAGCGCCTATCTCATAAATCGAGATGAAAAGTTTGCTGAGAAAGCAGTTGAGAATGCTCTTTTTATTGCAAATCTAGATAAAAAGTATCAGCATTTAAATGACTTTACCGAGTCCATGTGTCTCAACTCCTTAGTCATTGTCTTTGATAACTGTTATGATTATTTAAATGAACAGCAAAAGCAAAAGATGCTGGAGAAAATCCAAGATTTCTCTAGTAATTATTATGCTCACATGCGCAACAATGTGGAAATGAGAGTTTTTGATAATCATGCTTGGCAAAAAACGATTAACACACTTTTCAAGAGTGCTCTAGTTAGCAAGGGTCACCTTCCCGAAGCCAATGAATGGCTAGAATTTTGTTATGAAATATGGCGAGCTCGTGCACCGGCATCCGGTTTTAATTTAGATGGAGCATGGGTAAATGGCTCAGGGTATTTCACCGCCAATATTGTTACTTTGATTCAAATGCCAACACTACTAAGCCGATATACAGGAGTGAACTTCTTTGAGCATCCTTGGTTTAAAAATGCCCCTTATGCTTTAATGATGACTTGGCCGGCAAATTCTTATTCAAGTGGCTTTGGTGATGGCCATGGCAGTCCTACTAATCCGCGATGGAAACAAGCGATGTTAGTGAAGGCTATTGCTTCAGAAACTCAAAATGGTGAAGCGCAATGGTTTTATGAAGAAATGAAAAGTGATCCTCAGTGCAATAAGCAGCTTCATGCGAAAAATAATCCAAAGCACCCTTTAGATGTAGAATTTATTGAATGGTTTGCGGTAGTAGAAAATAACAAAGAACCCCAAGTGAAAATCCCCCGTGATTTGACCGCGGCGCTATTCCCTAATAGTGGCTTTGCCAGTCTTCATAGCAATTACTTAGAACCGGATAAGAATATCTTTATCAGTTTGAGATCCAGTTTGTATGGTTCAGGGAGTCATACTTCTTGTGATCAAAATGCCTTTAATATTATAGCTGGTGGCGAAGCCTTATTTTTAGGTGCAGGGCACTACACCAACTTCTCTGATAAGCATAATTTATTGCAGTACCGTCACACTCGTGGAGCTAATAGTATTTTAGCCGATAAGATCGGACAAAGTATAGGAACTCACTCCTATGGAGAAATTATTCACTTTGAAGATAAAGAGGATTATACTTATGTAGTTGCCGATGCGAGTGCAGCTTACAGTGGTAAAATCACCGACCCAATGTGGCACAAAAAAATGAAAGAGGCTGGTGTTGAAGCGAGTCGTGAAAATGCCTATGGTGAAACCGGACTTAAAAAATTCATTCGCCACCTCATCTATATCAAACCATCAACGCTCATTATTTATGATGACCTCGAAGCCGATAAGCCCATTACTTGGACTTGGATGCTGCATAGTCCCCAGGAAATGACTCTGGATGACAATTTCTTGTATGCCAGTAATTCGCAATTCAAAAGTCGAGTCAGTACTTTTTCAGAACAAGCTTTGGCGAAAGAATTAAGCGATAAATTTTATAGCCCTGCAATTAATTGGAGTCAGAGAAAAATACATGGTGAAATTGTGGAATATGATAATCAATGGCATTTTGAAGCAAGTACACCGAAACTTAGGAAGACGGCTTTCTTATCAATCATTCAACTTAAGCCTAAAAATCAAAAGTTTCAGGAATTGAAAATAAAAACAGCGGGTAAGGTGATCTTTGGAGACTGGAAAATCATTGCCGATCTAAGTGCGAAAAATGGTATAAAACTCATCAAAAATAATCAATTGTTACTGAGTAGTTTTCAAAAATCAGAAAATAATCACGTGGCAAAACTAGAGGAGTAA
- a CDS encoding type II secretion system protein, producing MKSTYNTKQRFTLIELLVVIAIIGILASLLLPSLGKARQKGMTAVCQSNLKQQSIAFSMYNDDWGTYPAPWDRKSSFGGNYNFAARWWSPLGPYIGQADWGYNKSTEVNNNPMAETNILHCNNADIDQMLYGADKNNVYGYGMNLFLADDGTLDWKELYITYPDPNTIIKPTLTTLNADARTTVLGFSNDLSSSNLNEFYIFDRIRHDNGGNSLFIDGHISWQRESSAFAKYEAYGNDYWKGNY from the coding sequence ATGAAGTCTACTTACAATACTAAACAACGATTCACCCTTATAGAACTTTTAGTTGTTATCGCAATCATTGGGATCTTAGCATCTCTTTTACTCCCCAGTCTAGGCAAGGCGCGCCAAAAAGGCATGACTGCAGTCTGTCAATCCAATCTAAAACAACAGTCCATTGCCTTTTCCATGTATAATGATGACTGGGGAACTTACCCCGCACCTTGGGATAGGAAAAGTTCTTTCGGTGGTAACTACAATTTTGCTGCTCGTTGGTGGTCACCTCTAGGTCCTTATATAGGCCAAGCAGATTGGGGTTATAATAAATCTACTGAAGTTAATAATAACCCAATGGCTGAAACCAATATCTTACACTGTAACAATGCGGATATTGATCAGATGTTGTACGGCGCTGATAAAAATAATGTTTATGGTTACGGTATGAACCTCTTTCTTGCTGACGATGGCACCTTAGATTGGAAAGAACTCTATATCACCTACCCTGATCCAAACACTATTATCAAGCCTACGCTCACGACTTTAAACGCCGATGCACGCACAACTGTTTTGGGCTTTAGTAATGATTTATCAAGTTCTAATTTAAATGAATTTTATATATTTGATCGTATTCGACATGATAATGGCGGCAATAGTTTATTTATCGATGGTCATATTTCATGGCAAAGAGAATCGAGTGCTTTTGCTAAGTATGAAGCTTATGGTAATGATTATTGGAAAGGAAATTATTAG
- a CDS encoding endo-1,4-beta-xylanase, which produces MLIRTLLLLNLSFCLTASSLKEAFKDKFRIGSAINIQEQLIQHPEKFEALIKKEFNSLVAENAMKWEAINPQKGVYDFKFADALVNFAQKNNMQVVGHVLFWHSQNPDWLFKDDQGEAVSKDELLKRMRFHLTTLHKRYGNKIQSWDVVNEAIDEDGSVKNTPWKKILGDDWILQAFQMAEEVFPSSTKLIYNDFNVFNKKKLTGIVSMVDQLLAAGIRIDAIGVQAHWALDYPSDKSIENLIGQISSRGLKIDISELDIDVLPMPKSFSGGAEITENHSYKQSMDPYRKEFPKAKQEELAARYANIFRTFLKHADKIDRVNFWGLNDQFTWKNQWPIANRKNHPLLFDRNNDPKPAYFRILQSPSIQSKGVTK; this is translated from the coding sequence ATGCTTATACGTACTCTATTACTTTTAAATTTAAGTTTTTGTTTAACCGCAAGTTCCCTCAAAGAAGCTTTTAAAGATAAATTTCGTATCGGCAGTGCCATAAATATCCAAGAACAACTTATTCAACACCCAGAAAAATTTGAAGCTCTTATAAAAAAAGAATTCAATAGCCTAGTTGCGGAAAATGCCATGAAATGGGAGGCCATCAATCCACAAAAAGGCGTCTATGATTTTAAGTTCGCCGATGCCCTCGTCAATTTTGCCCAGAAAAATAATATGCAAGTCGTGGGACATGTCTTGTTTTGGCACAGCCAGAATCCTGATTGGTTATTTAAAGATGATCAGGGTGAAGCTGTAAGCAAGGATGAATTGCTCAAACGCATGCGTTTTCATCTCACCACATTACACAAGCGTTATGGCAATAAAATTCAATCATGGGATGTAGTTAATGAGGCTATCGATGAAGATGGCTCCGTGAAAAACACACCTTGGAAAAAAATCCTTGGTGACGACTGGATCCTACAGGCTTTTCAAATGGCAGAGGAAGTTTTTCCCAGTTCAACAAAGCTCATCTATAATGACTTCAATGTCTTCAATAAGAAAAAACTTACGGGCATCGTATCTATGGTTGATCAGCTTTTAGCTGCGGGAATTCGCATCGATGCCATCGGAGTCCAAGCTCATTGGGCGCTCGACTACCCCTCCGATAAATCTATCGAGAACTTGATCGGCCAAATCTCCTCGCGAGGTCTCAAAATTGATATATCTGAATTAGATATCGATGTATTACCCATGCCAAAATCTTTTAGCGGCGGCGCTGAAATTACCGAAAACCATAGCTACAAACAGAGTATGGATCCCTACCGCAAAGAATTCCCTAAAGCTAAACAGGAGGAACTCGCTGCACGCTACGCAAATATTTTCAGAACCTTCTTGAAGCACGCCGACAAAATCGATCGCGTCAACTTCTGGGGACTCAATGATCAATTCACCTGGAAAAACCAATGGCCCATCGCCAATCGCAAGAATCACCCCTTGCTCTTTGATCGTAACAATGATCCCAAGCCCGCCTACTTTCGCATTCTTCAAAGCCCTTCAATCCAGTCAAAAGGAGTTACTAAATGA